CAAGGACAGGCTAGGGACATTTGTGGTCGGGAGTCGCAACGGCAGAATAAGAAGTGCAGCGTTTTGTTGCTCGGAGGAGGGCCGTATGAACCCAGCCATTGATGAGTTCTTGATCTTCTTGGATCACGAGGACGACACGGACTATGGCGACTTTAAACGCGAAGTAGACGCTCATCTGCGCTATATGATCGAGTCCTTAAGACCTCTGACTCCCGAACAGATATGGCAACTGCGTAAGATTCGCGAGCAATTGCTTTGGTCTTATAAGGACAACATTGAAGAGATGCGCTCGCTTTTGAAGGAGGAAGTTTCTCATCTGGAAAACTTCACTCCGCCGGAATTATAATAACTCTGCGCGCCGTTCTTGCTCTCCCTGCCGGCTCTAGGTACGCTTTTGGCAAAGCGGAGGTCTTTTCTATGTCCATACTGGCGCAGCAAGAGTTTTGTATCACCCTCAGTGATTTGGCCTCTTTTATGGAAATTTCTCCGGCCGAAATAAAAAAGAAAATCGAAACGGTTTTGCAAAAGAAAGTGAAAACTCCTTGGCTGATGCCAGAGGAAGTTCGTCAGGTTCTTCTCGCAGAAGGATATAAGTATCCGCGCAAAGTTATTTCCATTCAAATGCTCAAGGGCGGCGTTGCGAAGACGACGTCGGTTCTGAATATGGGGCTTCGTGCGGCGATGTATGGTGCGCGTGTTTTATTTATTGATCTCGATCAACAGGCGAATTTGAGTTTCGCTTTGGGCGTGGAGGATGAAAGTCTTCCGGTTTGGGTCGACATCGTCGAAAAGCGCAAGTCTATCGAAGAGTGTGTGCGTTTCGTCGAACCGCATGTGGATTTGATTCCATCCAGCTTGAACAACTCCGTTTTGGACCGCGTTCTTCTGAATTCCAACCGCAACTGGGCGCAGGCGGTGAAGGCTCCACTTGAGAAAATCAAACATCGCTATGATCTGATTTTGATTGATACAGCTCCTGCCCTGAGTGCAATCAATACTGCGGTGACGGTGGCTTCCGATGAGGTGATTCTTCCGGTGAACCCTGATAAGTTCGCTTTCTTGGGGCTGCAAAAGAATTTGAGCGAGCTTGAAGATATCAAGCAGGATTTTGAGTTAAGTTTCGAGAGAAAAATTTTATTCACGAAATTCGACGGGCGCGAAAACACGAGTCATGAGCTTCTACAGAAGTGCATTGAATCTTTTGAGGATTCTTTGATGAAAGGCTATATTCGAACTTCTTCGGAAGTGAAGAACACCGTGCGTTCCGGCAAGAGTTTGTTTGCAGGCAAGTCTCCCGTAAAAGCCGACTATGATTTTGTCACACGTGAAATGTTAGGATTTGTTTAAGAGGTGCCTATGCCAGAAATTAAAAATTACGACGGAAAAAAGAAACACGGTCACAAAGGTGATCATCATAAAAAGCATGAAAAGCATCATGCCAAACACTCAGCGAATAAACGCCGTCCTCACCATGAGGAACCTCGCGAGGCCGACGAAATTATCACAGACGCTGAAGGCACGATTCTAGAAGCTGCCGATATTATGGAAGAAACGGATGCGATCAACACGGAAGCGCAAAACGAAGGTGTTAAAATAGACGAAGCTCCGATTCATGACTTCCATGCGGAAGCCAACATGGCGGAATCGAATATGGCGGAAGATGATAATTCTTTTGAAACGGAAGCGGAGAAACACGAGGAGAAAACTCATCTAGAGTTTTACGGCAGTGAATTGATCCGTCAAAAAGCTCCGAAAGTGATGGAGCTGGCTGATTCCGTAGCTGAAGAGTGGAAAAAAGACGGTCAGTTCGAGGGACTTCCTGTCGGAAATCCTTTGGCGCAAATCGCCGCAGCAAAAGCTTTACGTACGGCCAAAGATGTGGAAAAGAAGCTCGAGGAAAAAGGCGTTTTCGTAATGGCGAAGATGGGCCTTGATTACGTTAAATCGAAGATTGAAAAGAAACATTAATGTCCCGTGAAGCTCGTATCCGCGAAATTTTGACTCAGGCCCTTGCTCCGCTCCATTTGGAGGTCGAAAACGAGAGCCACATGCATTCCGTTCCCGCAAACAGCGAAACTCATTTCAAAGTTTTGGTGGTTTCCCCGCAGTTTGAGGGAAAGAGTCGTATTGATCGTCAGCGCCTCGTGAACGAGCTTTTAGCAACGGAGCTTCGTTCTGGGCTCCATGCGCTCACCCAGCGTGCTTTGACCCCGCAGGAATGGGATCAGCAACGCGCCAAAATGGCTTTTGAATCTCCAGAGTGTCTGGGTGGTTCAAAGCACGACAAAAAGTAGGAAAAAGGTACCTGGGACCTTTTTCCTCGTCTATTCACCGAATTCGTTTAATTTTGATTTGAGTTCGCCTAAGAGGCGTTTGACTTCAAGGAGCTGTTCTTCGTCAGGAGAGAGCTTGTTGGACATTTGCTCGCTGAGGACGTCCCAACTGTCAAGAGCCTGCTTGAGATCTTGATTCAAGTTCCCAAACAAAGATTTCCGCGAAGATTCTTTCTTTTCGGTCGTTGCCGAAGAATCCTGGGAATTGTTCTGTTGTCTCTCTATGATGCCGTCACTCATTCGTATCTAAAATTCTGCTTATTTTTTCTACCGAAAGCGCTTCATGCGCAGGGGCGATAGTGTGATAAATGGAACTCCATTTGACAAGTATTTTTAGCCTGGTAAAGATACTGTTTTTCAGGAGTGTGACATCATGTCTCAAGAGATTATCTACACAATGAAGGGCGTAAGTAAAGTATATCCTCCACAAAGATACGTGTTGAAGGATATTTATCTTTCTTACTTCTACGGAGCTAAGATCGGCGTTCTTGGTCTGAACGGTTCTGGCAAGTCGACTTTGCTTAGAATTATGGCAGGTGTGGATAAAGACTTCCTCGGTGAAGCTTTCCCATCGAAAACAATGAAAGTCGGTTACTTCGAGCAAGAACCGCAATTGGATGAAACTCTGACGGTGAAAGAAAATATCTTTGCCGGTATGGGGGAGCTTCCCAAACTCATGAAAGAGTACAATGCCATCAACGATAAATTCAGCGATCCTGACTTGGATCCGGATGAAATGAACAAGCTCATCGAAAAGCAGGGCGCGATCCAAGAAAAATTGGAAGCGTTGGGAGCTTGGGACGTTGATCAAAAGATTGAAATCGTGATGGACGCTCTTCGTTGTCCAGATGGTGATTTGCCTGTGACAAATCTTTCCGGTGGTGAAAGACGTCGTGTTGCTTTGGCAAGATTGATCATGTCAGAGCCGGATATTTTACTTCTGGACGAGCCGACGAATCATCTGGATGCTGAATCCGTGGCATGGTTGGAACAATATCTTTCAAAATTCCCGGGAACTGTTATCGCGGTGACGCATGACCGTTACTTCTTGGACAACGTGGCCGGCTGGATCCTGGAGTTGGATCGCGGTGAAGGTATTCCTTGGAAAGGAAACTACTCATCTTGGCTGGAACAAAAAGACAAGCGTATGGCAAATGAAGCCAAAGACCAAGCCCGCAAAGCAAAAACTTTGGAGCGTGAGTTGGAGTGGATTCGTCAGGGTGCTAAAGCTCGTCAGGCGAAGTCCAAAGCGCGTATTTCTAACTACGAAAATCTGATTAAAGAGGCGTCTCCAGAGAAAATCCAAGAGATGTCCATCTACATCCCACCGGGACCTCGTTTGGGGGATATCGTTGTTGAAGCCAAAGGCATCACAAAAGCTTACGATCACAAGGTTCTTTTGGACGACGTGAGCTTCACAATCCCGCGTGGTGCGATTGTCGGCGTTATCGGGCCGAACGGTGTCGGTAAATCGACGCTCTTCCGTATGATCACGGGTAAAGAGCAACCAGACAGCGGTTCTTTCAAAGTCGGTGAAACAGTGAAGATCGCTTATGTGGATCAAACGCGCGAAACGTTGGATCCGAACAAAACAATCTTTGAAGAGCTTTCGGGCGGCGCTGACGTGATCCAATTGGGATCGCGTGAGATCAATGCGCGTCAGTACGTTTCTTGGTTTAACTTCTCCGGTACGGATCAACAGAAAAAAGTCGGTCAGTTGTCGGGTGGGGAGAGAAACCGCGTGAACATGGCGAAGATCTTGAAGCAAGGTGCGAACTTATTGCTTCTCGATGAGCCGACGAATGATTTGGACGTGAACACAATGCGTGCCCTTGAAGAAGCGCTTCTCGAGTTCGGTGGATCTGCGGTCGTGATTTCGCATGATCGTTGGTTCTTGGACCGTGTGTGCACGCATATCATGGCGTTTGAGGGTGATTCTAAAATCGAATTCTTCCCAGGCAACTTCTCCGAATACGAAGAAGACCGCAAGAAACG
This region of Bdellovibrio sp. 22V genomic DNA includes:
- a CDS encoding ParA family protein; the protein is MSILAQQEFCITLSDLASFMEISPAEIKKKIETVLQKKVKTPWLMPEEVRQVLLAEGYKYPRKVISIQMLKGGVAKTTSVLNMGLRAAMYGARVLFIDLDQQANLSFALGVEDESLPVWVDIVEKRKSIEECVRFVEPHVDLIPSSLNNSVLDRVLLNSNRNWAQAVKAPLEKIKHRYDLILIDTAPALSAINTAVTVASDEVILPVNPDKFAFLGLQKNLSELEDIKQDFELSFERKILFTKFDGRENTSHELLQKCIESFEDSLMKGYIRTSSEVKNTVRSGKSLFAGKSPVKADYDFVTREMLGFV
- a CDS encoding BolA family protein; translation: MSREARIREILTQALAPLHLEVENESHMHSVPANSETHFKVLVVSPQFEGKSRIDRQRLVNELLATELRSGLHALTQRALTPQEWDQQRAKMAFESPECLGGSKHDKK
- the ettA gene encoding energy-dependent translational throttle protein EttA is translated as MSQEIIYTMKGVSKVYPPQRYVLKDIYLSYFYGAKIGVLGLNGSGKSTLLRIMAGVDKDFLGEAFPSKTMKVGYFEQEPQLDETLTVKENIFAGMGELPKLMKEYNAINDKFSDPDLDPDEMNKLIEKQGAIQEKLEALGAWDVDQKIEIVMDALRCPDGDLPVTNLSGGERRRVALARLIMSEPDILLLDEPTNHLDAESVAWLEQYLSKFPGTVIAVTHDRYFLDNVAGWILELDRGEGIPWKGNYSSWLEQKDKRMANEAKDQARKAKTLERELEWIRQGAKARQAKSKARISNYENLIKEASPEKIQEMSIYIPPGPRLGDIVVEAKGITKAYDHKVLLDDVSFTIPRGAIVGVIGPNGVGKSTLFRMITGKEQPDSGSFKVGETVKIAYVDQTRETLDPNKTIFEELSGGADVIQLGSREINARQYVSWFNFSGTDQQKKVGQLSGGERNRVNMAKILKQGANLLLLDEPTNDLDVNTMRALEEALLEFGGSAVVISHDRWFLDRVCTHIMAFEGDSKIEFFPGNFSEYEEDRKKRFGENAGPKRVRFKMV